One segment of Triticum aestivum cultivar Chinese Spring chromosome 2A, IWGSC CS RefSeq v2.1, whole genome shotgun sequence DNA contains the following:
- the LOC123191388 gene encoding senescence-specific cysteine protease SAG39-like, whose amino-acid sequence MAIHKALLLAILGCICLCGTVIAARELNDDLLMVAKHENWMAQYGRVYKDTTEKARRFEVFKGNVEFIETFNAQNHKFWLGVNQFADITNDEFKTTNTNKGFKANSTRVLSSGFRYENLSLDALPATMDWRAKGAVTPVKDQGQCGCCWAFSAVAATEGIVKLKTGKLISLSEQELVDCDVHGQDQGCEGGLMDDAFKFIIKNGGLTMESSYPYTAADGKCKAGSNSAATITGFEDVPANNEGALMKAVANQPVSVAVDGGDMTFQFYSGGVMTGSCGTDLDHGIAAIGYGKTSDGTSYWLMKNSWGTTWGEDGYLRMEKDIADKKGMCGLAMEPSYPTK is encoded by the exons ATGGCCATCCACAAGGCTTTGCTTCTTGCCATCCTCGGTTGCATCTGCCTCTGTGGTACAGTCATTGCAGCTCGTGAGCTGAATGATGACTTGTTGATGGTGGCGAAGCATGAGAACTGGATGGCTCAGTATGGCCGTGTGTACAAGGACACCACTGAGAAGGCACGTCGGTTCGAGGTTTTCAAAGGCAACGTCGAGTTCATTGAAACATTCAATGCCCAAAATCACAAGTTCTGGCTTGGCGTCAACCAATTTGCTGATATCACAAATGATGAGTTCAAGACAACCAACACAAATAAGGGATTCAAAGCAAACTCCACGAGAGTTCTTTCTTCTGGATTCAGGTATGAGAATTTGAGCTTGGATGCCCTTCCAGCAACGATGGACTGGAGGGCCAAGGGAGCCGTCACTCCTGTCAAGGATCAAGGCCAGTGTG GCTGCTGTTGGGCATTTTCTGCTGTTGCCGCGACAGAGGGCATTGTAAAACTGAAAACCGGGAAGTTGATCTCACTGTCGGAGCAGGAGTTGGTTGACTGTGATGTTCATGGTCAAGATCAAGGCTGCGAGGGAGGACTCATGGATGATGCCTTCAAATTCATTATCAAGAATGGAGGCCTTACTATGGAGTCAAGCTACCCATATACTGCAGCTGACGGCAAGTGCAAGGCTGGATCCAACAGTGCCGCAACCATCACCGGCTTTGAGGATGTGCCTGCCAATAACGAGGGTGCCCTTATGAAGGCGGTGGCAAACCAACCAGTGTCTGTAGCTGTGGACGGAGGAGACATGACGTTCCAATTCTACTCTGGTGGGGTGATGACTGGGTCCTGCGGCACTGACTTGGACCATGGAATTGCAGCCATTGGATATGGAAAGACTAGTGATGGCACGAGCTATTGGTTGATGAAGAATTCATGGGGCACAACTTGGGGTGAAGATGGGTACTTGAGAATGGAGAAAGACATTGCAGACAAGAAGGGCATGTGTGGTCTTGCCATGGAGCCTTCTTACCCAACAAAATAG
- the LOC123191389 gene encoding uncharacterized protein, translating to MGRSSGGLADQIDSSSLQGLGADPEAGVAGDDEEGGAWEDPWHPRLLGTKETGRPGREEGRKEGLCGDLARSSPELGEGGLARETEGSGAAARSPCRWRQASKQRTRGSPDPSPPTHPALPRWPACDEPLRGVRRGITRGGALQPPPSPTTLATGVSKIKRTLVLMVRPASSRGRRGGLKERGRKDWITDVCWLCLSRNLLKLKMKRNSWKRKRNDMVEIHSHISGS from the exons ATGGGGCGGAGCAGCGGAGGTCTTG CGGATCAAATCGACAGCTCGAGCTTGCAGGGGCTGGGGGCAGATCCGGAGGCAGGGGTCGCCGGTGACGACGAGGAAGGCGGAGCATGGGAGGATCCATGGCATCCGCGGCTCCTGGGCACAAAGGAGACAGGGAGGCCAGGgagagaagaaggaagaaaggagGGGTTGTGTGGCGACCTAgcgaggagctcgccggagctgggcGAAGGCGGATTGGCGCGGGAGACGGAGGGGTCCGGCGCGGCGGCGCGAAGTCCTTGCAGGTGGAGGCAGGCGTCGAAGCAGAGGACGAGAGGATCCCCTGATCCATCCCCTCCTACCCATCCAGCCCTTCCTCGATGGCCCGCGTGCGACGAACCCCTACGCGGGGTAAGAAGGGGGATCACGCGAGGTGGAGCACTCCAGCCCCCTCCTAGCCCTACCACG CTAGCTACTGGTGTCTCAAAGATTAAGCGCACGTTGGTACTTATGGTCAGGCCTGCCTCAAGtaggggaagaagaggaggccTGAAAGAGAGAGGCCGCAAG GATTGGATCACGGATGTATGTTGGCTATGTCTCTCACG AAATTTGTTGAAGCTAAAGATGAAGAGGAACTCGTGGAAGAGGAAAAGAAATGACATGGTAGAAATTCATTCACACATATCAGGGTCATAG